The window TTGAATTGCCTGTAAACAGATGCAAATCTTACGTAAGCAACTTCGTCCATAGCTTTGAGCTTTGACATAACCATTTCCCCAATGTCTTCTGTAGTTACTTCCCTTTGAAGTGAATTATGCAGTTGTGATTCGATATTTTCTACCATTTTTTCCAAATCATTTATAGAAACAGGCCTTTTCTCACATGCTCTCAAGAGTCCGTTCATTAGTTTATCCCTATCAAAGGGCTGTCTTGACTTATCTTTTTTTATTACCATAAGTGGTAAACTTTCAACCTTCTCATATGTGGTAAATCTTCTGTTGCATTTTGTACATTCACGTCTTCTTCTTATAGCAGAGCCTTCGTCTGTAGGTCTGGAATCAATGACCTTATCTTCTATAAAACCGCAAAAGGGACACTTCATTTGTTTTTATCCTCCTGTTGTAAAAGCAAGTGTTTTTTATGCTGATTCCATTTTACCTTATTTGATAATATTTGTATACCTACAGCTACTATCATTCTAAAAACTTTCTGACAATATTCTCATTCATTTCAACCAGTATTATTTCGTCACCAACCTTTATTATGCTTTCCCATGGAATTATGTATTCATTGTCCTTTCCGAACAGACCAAACCATTTACCCGGTATCGGTACTACTATACCCTCTATTCTTCCTTCATTCAGGTTTATTTCAACATCTGAGACCATTCCCAGTCGTGTACCATCCGAAACATTTATAACTTCCTTCTCCTTCAGGCTGCTTGCTCTTCTCATATATTGACCTCCGCAATCTATAAAAAAATTAGGACATATATTAATCATTATATGTCCTAATTTTTTTGATATGAAATATTTAGTTGTTCATTTGTTAAATGTACTTCTTCATATGCATTAATGCTGTCTTTTCAAGCCTTGATACCTGTGCTTGAGAGATTCCTATTTCATCTGCAACTTCCATTTGAGTTCTTCCTTCAAAGAATCTGAGATTGAGAATCAGTTTTTCCCTATCATTGAGTTTACGCATGGCTTCCTTCAGAGAAATCGTTTCAAGCCAATTTTCGTCAATATTCTTGTCATCACTGACCTGGTCCATTACGTAAATGGCATCTCCTCCGTCATGGTAGACGGACTCAAACAACGATATAGGGTCTTGAATCGCATCCAATGCAAAAACAATATCCTCCTTTGGAAGTTGAAGCTCCTGAGCCAGTTCTGCGATTGTAGGCTCCTTTGAATTTTGTGTTGTAAGCCTCTCCTTTGCCTGTAATGCCTTATATGCAATATCTCGCAATGAACGGCTGACTCTTATGGAGTTATTGTCCCTGAGATACCTTCTGATTTCTCCTATTATCATGGGGACTGCATAAGTTGAGAACTTGACATTCTGACTTACATCAAAATTATCTATAGCTTTTATTAAACCTATGCAGCCTACCTGAAACAAATCATCTACATATTCTCCTCTATTATTAAATCTCTGAATAACACTTAATACAAGCCTGAGATTTCCATTTATAAACTCATCTCTAGCAGAATTATCGCCTTTATGCATTCTTTCAAATAGTACTTTTTTCTGTTCGTTAGTAAGAACAGGAAGTTTAGATGTATTAACGCCACATATTTCAACTTTATTGATAAGCATATAAAAAACCTCCAGAGCAATAATAACTATGCAATATCATTATTGCCATGAAGGCCTAATTTATACTGAATCAGCATCCAAAATATTTTTCTCCAAACCCTTGACAATCTTGCTTTTGAGGGCTCAACGGCTTCTTTCTAGGTCATCCTGCTAATCTCTTTTTTTAGTCTGCTGATAATTCTTTTTTCAAGTCTGGAAATATAAGACTGTGATATGCCCAGCATGTCTGCCACTTCTTTTTGAGTTTTTTCAACGCCGTTAGAAAGTCCGAAGCGGAGTTCCATTATTTTCTTCTCTCTTACTGATAATTTTTTCATTGCCGCAGCAAGAAGTTCCTTGTCAACCTCGTCCTCAATACTCCTATGAATCATGTCATTGTCGGTTCCAAGTATATCCGACAGCAGAAGTTCATTACCATCCCAATCGATATTTAAAGGTTCATCAATAGATATTTCGGCCTTAACCCTATTGTTTCTTCTCAAATACATGAGAATTTCATTTTCAATACATCTTGAAGCATATGTTGCAAGCTTGATATTTTTTGAAGGATTAAAGGTATTTATAGCCTTTATCAAACCTATAGTACCGATGGAAATCAAATCCTCTACTCCTACACCTGTGTTTTCAAACTTTCTTGCGATATAAACAACCAGTCTGAGATTTCGTTCAATTAAAATACTTTTAACACCATAATCGCTTTGTTCAAGCTTATTAAGAAGGTATGTCTCTTCGTCAAGGGTAAGAGGCGGCGGCAAAGCCTCACTGCCTCCTATGTAATGTACGGGAAAGACACTTCCAATCTTAAATTTTCTTAATAGCGTTTCGTACTTGATAAGTAAGTACATCTTACACCTGGATACAAAATTCATTTAGCTGTCCCCTTTCAAATATGTATATAGTAATTCAGCCTACGCAACCAGTTCCGGACCAAGCAGTGCCTTGTACTTTTCATTCCTTGATAGGGACTTGTTGTATATACCTACAATCACATTTTTTACATCCCTTTTTTCTTCTTCCTCACCTATTTCAATAAAATCAGGTTTAAACCCTATAAGCATTCCGTTTTCCTTGCCTAATGAGCTAAAGGGTATCAACCTGAATCTTGAAAACCACTTAGAAGTTGAAATTGTTGTAGTTACACAGCTTAAATCGTCTTCTTTTGAATTTTTAAAGATATCCTTTATCTCTATGGGCAGTAGTTCTTCTAATGCGTTAAATTCTACAACCATTACAGGATTATTTGTTAAAGGGTCCTTTAATGAATTACCGGTATCTACTAAAGCAGGAAACCCAATCTTTCTGTTATCAAAGGTAATCTTTACCGGTATCAGAAGATTCTCTCTTGTAAATTTACTTTGAATAACTTCCATAAATATTTTTATGATTATACCTACAGTAACAAGTGAAAAAAACATCAAACTCCACTTCGATTGTCCAAAAACATAAACAATACCGTTTTTCACAAAACCTCCCTGGTCATTGAAAAACAAGAACGCAAGTGCCGCACCGGCAAATATAAAAGTTGAAATGTAAAAGATTACCAATGTTTTTATAAATGTCATAATACTCCTCGGGAAAAAGGTTACAGCAATTATAAAAAAGGACAAAAGTATTTTTGCTACTGTAGTGTAAAATACCTTTATATCAGGTTCAATTATGATTATACCAACATATAAGGCACCTATTATCGCGCCTAAAAATAATCGCAAAGTACTGGTTCTGTATTTGGAAAACTTTGCAGTAACATATAGAATAAGATAATTGATAACCAAATTTTCAAGTATAAGAACATCCAAATAAATTTCCACTTTTATACCTCACAATTACTAAAAGACCTGTACGGAAATTTTATCTATTAAATTATTATTCAAGCCTTTATGTTTTTATGTTTATTATACATAGCTAAATAACAAAAGTTTGTCAAAAAGAAATGTAGAAAAAGAATTTTCATATGACAAAATAGGTTTGCAAAAACCTCGAAAATGCAAAAAACCCGTTGGAACTTCCAACGGGTTGTAAATGCGATAAATTAACTTAATTTATGCTCTATTTATTTAAATCTATTTCTTCTCAGAAAAGTTGGTATATCAAGTTCATTGTCAACTGACATTGAACCTGAGGTATTCTTCTCTTGGGAAATTGAACCGTAACTACCGCTTTCAACAGATGCTGAAGCATTTGTTGTTACAGAATTTTTAACTACTTTTTCAACGGGCTTCTCAGTCTTCTTAAGAATAGGACTAGTCTCAAAACCGGTTGCAATAACTGTTATCATAAGTTCATCCTTGAGATTGTCATCAATAACAGCTCCAAAAATTATATTTGCTTCGGGATCAGCAGATTTCTGAACCAGTTCAGCTGCAGTATTTACTTCAAACAGCCCCAAATCAGGTCCTCCTGTAATATTTACAAGAACTCTCCTTGCTCCCTCAATTGATGTTTCAAGAAGGGGACTTTGGATTGCCTGTTTTGCTGCATCTTCCGCCCTGCTTTCACCGGATGCTCTTCCA of the Ruminiclostridium papyrosolvens DSM 2782 genome contains:
- the nrdR gene encoding transcriptional regulator NrdR, with the translated sequence MKCPFCGFIEDKVIDSRPTDEGSAIRRRRECTKCNRRFTTYEKVESLPLMVIKKDKSRQPFDRDKLMNGLLRACEKRPVSINDLEKMVENIESQLHNSLQREVTTEDIGEMVMSKLKAMDEVAYVRFASVYRQFKDINTFMDELRKLLRDEKIE
- a CDS encoding YlmC/YmxH family sporulation protein codes for the protein MRRASSLKEKEVINVSDGTRLGMVSDVEINLNEGRIEGIVVPIPGKWFGLFGKDNEYIIPWESIIKVGDEIILVEMNENIVRKFLE
- the sigG gene encoding RNA polymerase sporulation sigma factor SigG, which gives rise to MLINKVEICGVNTSKLPVLTNEQKKVLFERMHKGDNSARDEFINGNLRLVLSVIQRFNNRGEYVDDLFQVGCIGLIKAIDNFDVSQNVKFSTYAVPMIIGEIRRYLRDNNSIRVSRSLRDIAYKALQAKERLTTQNSKEPTIAELAQELQLPKEDIVFALDAIQDPISLFESVYHDGGDAIYVMDQVSDDKNIDENWLETISLKEAMRKLNDREKLILNLRFFEGRTQMEVADEIGISQAQVSRLEKTALMHMKKYI
- the sigE gene encoding RNA polymerase sporulation sigma factor SigE encodes the protein MNFVSRCKMYLLIKYETLLRKFKIGSVFPVHYIGGSEALPPPLTLDEETYLLNKLEQSDYGVKSILIERNLRLVVYIARKFENTGVGVEDLISIGTIGLIKAINTFNPSKNIKLATYASRCIENEILMYLRRNNRVKAEISIDEPLNIDWDGNELLLSDILGTDNDMIHRSIEDEVDKELLAAAMKKLSVREKKIMELRFGLSNGVEKTQKEVADMLGISQSYISRLEKRIISRLKKEISRMT
- the spoIIGA gene encoding sigma-E processing peptidase SpoIIGA; the encoded protein is MEIYLDVLILENLVINYLILYVTAKFSKYRTSTLRLFLGAIIGALYVGIIIIEPDIKVFYTTVAKILLSFFIIAVTFFPRSIMTFIKTLVIFYISTFIFAGAALAFLFFNDQGGFVKNGIVYVFGQSKWSLMFFSLVTVGIIIKIFMEVIQSKFTRENLLIPVKITFDNRKIGFPALVDTGNSLKDPLTNNPVMVVEFNALEELLPIEIKDIFKNSKEDDLSCVTTTISTSKWFSRFRLIPFSSLGKENGMLIGFKPDFIEIGEEEEKRDVKNVIVGIYNKSLSRNEKYKALLGPELVA